Proteins from a genomic interval of Rhodothermales bacterium:
- a CDS encoding dihydrodipicolinate synthase family protein, which yields MHWEGVFPAVTTKFTDTLAIDTHWMRINLEAQLDAGATGIIVSGSLGEASTLSMDDKEALVNMTVEIVEGRAPVVCGVAQRTTADACRMAERVARAGGSGLMLLPPMLYTSDRRETVTFLRAVANATDLPIMLYNNPVAYNVDVTPSMLQELADEPKFEAIKESSDDVRRITDIINLVGDRYRIFTGVDNIALEALMLGAVGWVAGLVCAFPRETVAIFRLAKAGRFDEAVALYRWFMPLLHLDVNTKLVQNIKLAEAMVGLGTETVRPPRLPLVGEEREAVMATIQRALDTRPAEAVQAVLA from the coding sequence ATGCATTGGGAAGGGGTTTTCCCGGCCGTAACCACCAAGTTCACCGACACGCTTGCGATCGACACGCACTGGATGCGCATCAATCTGGAAGCACAGCTGGATGCCGGGGCAACAGGGATCATCGTATCCGGCTCGCTGGGGGAGGCATCAACGCTGAGCATGGATGACAAGGAAGCGCTGGTGAACATGACCGTGGAGATCGTAGAGGGGCGGGCGCCCGTGGTCTGTGGCGTGGCCCAGCGCACGACAGCGGATGCCTGTCGCATGGCCGAGCGGGTGGCCCGCGCGGGAGGAAGCGGCTTGATGCTTCTCCCACCGATGCTCTACACGAGTGATCGGAGGGAAACGGTCACCTTCCTGCGCGCAGTTGCCAACGCGACGGACCTGCCGATCATGCTCTACAACAATCCTGTGGCGTACAACGTGGACGTGACGCCCTCGATGCTGCAGGAGCTGGCTGACGAGCCAAAGTTCGAGGCGATCAAGGAGTCCAGCGACGACGTGAGGCGGATCACGGACATCATCAATCTCGTCGGCGACCGTTACCGCATCTTTACCGGCGTCGACAACATTGCACTTGAGGCCTTGATGCTGGGCGCCGTTGGCTGGGTGGCAGGACTCGTCTGCGCATTCCCCCGAGAAACCGTCGCGATCTTCCGGTTGGCCAAAGCGGGCCGATTTGACGAAGCGGTGGCGCTTTACCGGTGGTTCATGCCGCTATTGCACCTCGACGTGAATACAAAGCTGGTACAGAACATCAAGCTCGCGGAGGCCATGGTAGGACTCGGCACGGAAACCGTGCGCCCGCCGAGACTCCCCCTGGTCGGCGAAGAACGAGAGGCCGTGATGGCCACCATCCAGAGAGCGCTGGACACAAGACCGGCCGAGGCCGTACAGGCCGTGCTGGCGTAA